One Streptomyces sp. RPA4-2 genomic window carries:
- a CDS encoding formimidoylglutamate deiminase — MQVTQTYWLEHAWLDTHVEPGVALTVSGSGSAAGADGRITALRAGVRTPPPGAEILRGLTLPGLADAHSHAFHRALRGTVQVGSGTFWTWRETMYSVADRLTPETYHALARAVYAEMALAGVTAVGEFHYLHHAPGGTPYADPNAMGEALIEAAREAGIRITLLDTAYVSSGFGQPPNRHQLRFSDGSADAWAERSSLLKDRDHARIGAAVHSVRAVPAGQLATVARWAEERRAPLHVHLSEQTAENDACLRHHGCTPTRLLADHGVLGPRTTGVHNTHLTDEDIALLGGSSTGTCMCPTTERDLADGIGPAAALQRAGSPLSLGSDSHAVIDLLEEARAMELNERLRTRTRGHWTAAALLRAASADGHAALGWDDAGTLEVGARADFTTIALDSVRTAGTLPRLGAESAVFAATAADVRHTVVAGRPVVRDGAHTLVPDVPKALADAVEALRA, encoded by the coding sequence CTGCAGGTGACGCAGACGTACTGGCTGGAACACGCCTGGCTCGACACCCACGTCGAGCCGGGCGTCGCCCTGACCGTGTCGGGCAGCGGCTCCGCCGCCGGCGCGGACGGCCGCATCACCGCCCTGCGCGCGGGCGTCCGCACCCCGCCCCCGGGCGCCGAGATCCTGCGCGGACTCACCCTCCCCGGACTCGCCGACGCCCACTCGCACGCCTTCCACCGAGCCCTGCGCGGCACCGTCCAGGTGGGCTCCGGCACCTTCTGGACCTGGCGCGAGACCATGTACTCCGTCGCGGACCGGCTGACCCCGGAGACCTACCACGCGCTCGCCCGCGCGGTGTACGCCGAGATGGCGCTCGCGGGCGTCACGGCCGTCGGCGAGTTCCACTACCTGCACCACGCCCCGGGCGGCACCCCCTACGCCGACCCGAACGCGATGGGCGAGGCACTGATCGAGGCCGCGCGGGAGGCCGGGATCAGGATCACGCTGCTCGACACGGCGTACGTCTCCTCGGGCTTCGGCCAGCCGCCCAACCGCCACCAGCTGCGCTTCTCCGACGGCAGCGCGGACGCCTGGGCGGAACGCTCCTCCCTCCTCAAGGACCGTGACCACGCACGGATCGGCGCGGCCGTCCACTCCGTACGGGCCGTGCCCGCCGGACAGCTGGCGACCGTGGCGCGCTGGGCCGAGGAACGCCGCGCCCCGCTCCACGTGCACCTGTCCGAGCAGACCGCGGAGAACGACGCCTGTCTGCGGCACCACGGCTGCACCCCCACCCGGCTGCTCGCCGACCACGGCGTGCTCGGCCCGCGCACCACGGGCGTCCACAACACGCACCTCACCGACGAGGACATCGCCCTGCTCGGCGGCTCCTCGACCGGCACCTGCATGTGCCCCACCACCGAACGCGACCTCGCCGACGGCATCGGCCCCGCCGCCGCCCTGCAGCGCGCGGGCTCGCCCCTCTCCCTCGGCTCCGACAGCCACGCCGTCATCGACCTCCTCGAAGAGGCCCGCGCGATGGAGCTGAACGAACGCCTGCGCACCCGCACCCGCGGCCACTGGACGGCCGCCGCCCTGCTGCGCGCCGCCTCCGCGGACGGTCACGCGGCCCTGGGCTGGGACGACGCGGGCACCCTTGAAGTCGGCGCGCGCGCCGACTTCACGACGATCGCGCTCGACTCGGTCAGAACGGCGGGCACGCTGCCGCGACTCGGCGCGGAGTCGGCCGTGTTCGCCGCGACGGCCGCCGACGTACGCCACACGGTCGTGGCGGGCCGGCCCGTCGTACGCGACGGCGCGCACACCCTCGTACCGGATGTGCCGAAGGCCCTCGCGGACGCCGTCGAAGCGCTGCGCGCCTGA
- the hutI gene encoding imidazolonepropionase, with product MSTVITNIATLVTNDPSLGDGPLGPIHDAAVVIDGDRVVWTGESRKAPATDNRVDAGGRAVVPGFVDSHSHLVFAGDRTEEFNARMSGRGYTAGGIRTTVAATRAASDEDLERNLTHYLGEALRQGTTTFETKSGYGLTVEDEARALRIAARHTDEVTYLGAHIVAPEHADDPAAYVALVTGEMLDACAPHARWIDVFCEKGAFDGDQARAILTAGMAKGLHPRVHANQLTYGPGVQLAVELDAASADHCTHLTDADVAALASGNTVATLLPGAEFSTRAQWPDARRLLDAGVTVALSTDCNPGSSFTSSVPFCIALAVRDMGMTPDEAVWSATAGGAAALRREDIGRLTVGARADLTLLDAPSHVHLAYRPGVPLVTGVWRGGVREV from the coding sequence ATGAGCACCGTCATCACCAACATCGCCACGCTGGTCACCAACGATCCCTCCCTCGGTGACGGACCCCTCGGTCCGATCCATGACGCGGCCGTCGTCATCGACGGCGACCGCGTCGTGTGGACCGGTGAATCAAGGAAAGCACCCGCCACCGACAACCGGGTCGACGCCGGGGGCCGGGCCGTCGTCCCCGGCTTCGTGGACTCGCACTCGCACCTCGTCTTCGCCGGCGACCGCACCGAGGAGTTCAACGCCCGGATGTCCGGCCGCGGCTACACGGCGGGCGGCATCCGCACCACCGTCGCCGCGACCCGCGCCGCGAGCGACGAGGACCTGGAGCGGAACCTCACGCACTACCTCGGCGAGGCCCTGCGCCAGGGCACCACGACCTTCGAGACGAAGTCGGGCTACGGACTCACCGTCGAGGACGAGGCCCGTGCCCTGCGGATCGCGGCCCGCCACACCGACGAGGTCACCTACCTCGGCGCGCACATCGTCGCCCCCGAGCACGCCGACGACCCGGCCGCGTACGTGGCCCTGGTGACCGGCGAGATGCTCGACGCCTGTGCCCCGCACGCCCGTTGGATCGACGTCTTCTGCGAGAAGGGCGCCTTCGACGGCGACCAGGCCCGCGCCATCCTCACCGCGGGAATGGCGAAGGGCCTGCACCCGCGCGTCCACGCCAACCAGCTCACCTACGGCCCCGGCGTCCAGCTCGCCGTCGAACTCGACGCGGCGAGCGCCGACCACTGCACGCACCTGACCGACGCCGACGTGGCGGCGCTCGCGAGCGGAAACACCGTGGCGACGCTGCTGCCCGGCGCCGAGTTCTCCACCCGCGCCCAGTGGCCGGACGCCCGCCGCCTGCTGGACGCGGGCGTCACCGTCGCCCTCTCCACCGACTGCAACCCGGGCTCCTCCTTCACCTCGTCCGTCCCGTTCTGCATCGCGCTCGCGGTGCGGGACATGGGGATGACGCCGGACGAGGCGGTGTGGTCGGCCACGGCGGGCGGCGCCGCGGCCCTGCGGCGCGAGGACATCGGCCGCCTCACCGTCGGCGCCCGCGCGGACCTGACCCTCCTGGACGCGCCCAGCCACGTGCACCTCGCCTACCGGCCCGGCGTGCCACTGGTCACCGGCGTCTGGCGGGGCGGCGTACGCGAGGTCTGA
- a CDS encoding RNA polymerase sigma factor SigF yields the protein MSPRLDASQTQRATSAPSPEHPDHAPADHGADLAGLEGLPEIPPYDEVGAVDARALSKTLFERLESLEEGTHDYSYVRNTLVELNLALVKFAASRFRSRSEPMEDIIQVGTIGLIKAIDRFELSRGVEFPTFAMPTIIGEIKRFFRDTSWSVRVPRRLQELRLDLAKAGDELAQRLDRSPTVGELAERLGITNDEVVEGMAASNAYTASSLDAQPEEDDSEGALADRIGYEDHGLEGIEYVESLKPLIAGLPPRDRQILSLRFVANMTQSEIGDELGISQMHVSRLLSRTLVRLRRGLTVEE from the coding sequence ATGTCACCCCGGCTCGACGCATCGCAGACCCAGAGGGCGACGTCGGCACCCTCTCCGGAGCACCCGGACCACGCTCCCGCCGACCACGGCGCGGACCTCGCGGGCCTGGAAGGACTTCCGGAGATCCCCCCGTACGACGAGGTGGGGGCGGTGGACGCACGAGCCCTGTCCAAGACGCTCTTCGAGCGCCTGGAGTCCCTCGAAGAGGGCACCCACGACTACTCGTACGTCCGCAACACGCTCGTCGAACTCAACCTCGCGCTGGTGAAGTTCGCCGCCTCCCGCTTCCGCTCCCGCAGCGAGCCGATGGAGGACATCATCCAGGTCGGCACGATCGGCCTGATCAAGGCGATCGACCGCTTCGAGCTGAGCCGCGGCGTGGAATTCCCCACCTTCGCCATGCCGACCATCATCGGCGAGATCAAGCGCTTCTTCCGCGACACCTCCTGGTCCGTGCGCGTGCCGCGCCGGCTGCAGGAACTCCGGCTCGACCTGGCCAAGGCCGGCGACGAACTCGCCCAGCGCCTCGACCGGTCACCCACCGTCGGCGAGTTGGCCGAACGCCTGGGCATCACCAACGACGAGGTCGTCGAGGGCATGGCCGCCTCGAACGCCTACACGGCCAGCTCGCTGGACGCCCAGCCCGAGGAGGACGACTCCGAGGGCGCGCTCGCGGACCGCATCGGCTACGAGGACCACGGGCTCGAAGGCATCGAGTACGTGGAGTCCCTCAAGCCCCTGATCGCCGGTCTCCCGCCGCGCGACCGGCAGATCCTGTCGCTGCGCTTCGTCGCCAACATGACCCAGTCCGAGATCGGCGACGAACTCGGCATCTCGCAGATGCACGTGTCGCGGCTGCTGTCGCGCACGCTGGTGCGGCTCCGCAGGGGCCTCACGGTCGAGGAGTGA